In the genome of Coturnix japonica isolate 7356 chromosome Z, Coturnix japonica 2.1, whole genome shotgun sequence, one region contains:
- the DNAJC25 gene encoding dnaJ homolog subfamily C member 25 — MLDHPEEYYRHYYHYYSRRLAPKVDVRIVILVTVCAISVFQFFSWWSSYNEAINYLATVPKYRIQATEIAKQQGLLNKTREKGKNRRSKEEIREEEEEIIKDIIKNKIDIKGGYQKPKIYDILLFQILLAPFYLCKYVIWYCWWIYCFTIKGQEYGVEEKLYIIRRYMKMSQSQFDSLEDHQKETFLERQLWIRENYEVYKQEQEEELKKKMAMDPRWKRYRRWMRNEGPGRLTFIDD, encoded by the exons ATGCTGGATCATCCTGAAGAGTATTACAGACACTATTATCACTACTACAGCAGGAGACTGGCTCCTAAAGTGGATGTCCGGATAGTGATCCTGGTGACAGTGTGTGCCATCTCCGTGTTTCAG TTCTTCAGCTGGTGGAGTAGTTACAATGAAGCTATCAACTATCTAGCTACAGTGCCAAAATACCGTATACAAGCTACTGAGATTGCCAAGCAACAAGGATTACTCAACAAGACcagagaaaaaggcaagaaCAGGAGGTCTAAGGAAGAAATTcgtgaagaagaggaagaaatcatcaaagacattattaaaaataaaatagatataaaAGGCGGTTATCAGAAGCCCAAGATATATGATATCCTTCTGTTTCAGATCCTTCTTGCTCCTTTCTACTTGTGCAAGTATGTTATTTGGTACTGCTGGTGGATTTATTGTTTCACTATCAAAGGGCAAGAATATGGTGTGGAAGAGAAGCTGTATATCATACGGAGATACATGAAGATGTCTCAGTCTCAGTTTGACAGTCTAGAAGATCATCAGAAAGAGACCTTTCTTGAACGGCAGCTGTGGATACGAGAAAACTATGAG GTCTATAAACAAGAACAAGAGGAGGAGTTAAAGAAGAAGATGGCCATGGATCCCCGATGGAAGAGGTATCGGAGGTGGATGAGAAATGAAGGACCTGGAAGACTGACTTTTATTGATGACTGA